A single Branchiostoma floridae strain S238N-H82 chromosome 11, Bfl_VNyyK, whole genome shotgun sequence DNA region contains:
- the LOC118425990 gene encoding solute carrier family 15 member 4-like, with protein sequence MGLSYLMCVFGGWLADTVLGRFRTIVISFVVYILGIMFLPMLGHDGMRGKLCGGRAWIIQPINATKDGTDNQEQYCDSLIYPIIAVIAIGTGSVKANIAPFGADQVKDEGPEVMRMFFNWFYWSINAGVLLSLGAVAFIQQNMGFFYGFLIPAVSLGVALILFVLGQPAYVCRSPSGSVLTNVFRIILEACRSRRRRRRNYSQPSDIDTVVDPLPNPTWLDMAKVRYGGSFHESNVEDVKSLGKILPVFIVLIPYWMVYFQMQTTFQLQGLHMRIPPLNITVKNNDPGQNTPAGQNNSELNGGGLVKMQMPAAWLTLFDALLLLILIPVMDRVVYPWMDRRGCHFSVLKRISLGMFFGFCAVMCAGGLETYRLQLVQNHTITQNISGTSFYAADLWIWWQIPQYSLIGASEVFASVAGLEFAYAAAPRSMHSIIMGLFFFTSGIGSLLGSGLLALVKKFNWVTDADHGNINKGHLDYYFFVLGGLQFLSFVVFNIVAVSFHRAKMKRQKQQAGNGFSSRHLQRSSYVE encoded by the exons ATGGGCCTGTCGTACTTGATGTGCGTGTTCGGAGGCTGGCTGGCAGACACCGTACTGGGAAGGTTTCGGACAATCGTTATCAGCTTTGTCGTGTACATTCTTGGTATCATGTTTCTTCCCATGCTCGGACATGATGGGATGAGGGGAAAGCTGTGCGGAGGTAGAGCCTGGATCATCCAGCCGATAAACGCCACGAAAGATGGAACAGACAATCAGGAGCAATACTGCGACTCTCTGATCTATCCAATCATAGCTGTCATCGCCATTGGAACAGGGTCGGTGAAAGCGAACATCGCGCCATTTGGTGCTGATCAG gTGAAAGATGAGGGGCCAGAAGTGATGCGCATGTTCTTCAACTGGTTCTATTGGTCGATTAACGCTGGTGTGCTACTGTCGCTCGGCGCTGTCGCGTTCATCCAGCAGAACATGGGCTTCTTCTACGGTTTCCTGATTCCCGCCGTGTCGCTTGGCGTAGCGCTGATTCTGTTCGTGCTGGGACAGCCCGCGTACGTGTGCAGGTCACCGTCGGGGAGCGTGCTGACCAACGTGTTCCGAATCATCTTGGAAGCTTGCAGGTCCAGGAGGCGGCGGAGAAGAAATTATAGCCAACCAAG CGACATTGATACAGTGGTGGACCCCTTACCCAACCCTACATGGCTGGACATGGCGAAAGTGCGGTACGGTGGGAGCTTCCATGAATCCAACGTCGAGGATGTGAAATCTCTTGGGAAAATCCTGCCTGTCTTCATAGTGCTCATCCCATATTGGATGGTGTACTTCCAG ATGCAGACTACCTTTCAACTCCAAGGACTCCACATGCGGATCCCACCCTTAAATATAACGGTCAAGAATAACGACCCAGGACAGAACACACCTGCTGGCCAGAACAATTCAGAACTCAATGGTGGTGGACTGGTCAAAATGCAG ATGCCAGCAGCCTGGCTGACGCTGTTTGACGCTTTGCTCCTGTTGATCCTGATTCCCGTGATGGACCGCGTGGTGTACCCGTGGATGGACCGGCGCGGGTGCCACTTCTCCGTACTGAAGAGGATCAGTCTGGGCATGTTCTTTGGCTTCTGTGCAGTCATGTGTGCCGGGGGCCTGGAGACTTACAG ACTGCAGCTAGTCCAGAACCACACCATAACACAGAACATCAGTGGTACTTCGTTTTATGCAGCAGACTTGTGGATCTGGTGGCAGATACCACAGTACTCACTCATAGGGGCCAGCGAGGTGTTTGCTAGTGTGGCAG GCCTGGAGTTTGCGTATGCTGCTGCGCCTCGCTCCATGCACTCCATCATCATGGGcctcttcttcttcacatccgGGATCGGATCGCTTCTCGGCTCCGGACTTCTCGCACTGGTCAAGAAATTCAACTGGGTCACGGACGCTGACCATGGCAACATAAACAAAGGGCACCTTGACTACTACTTCTTTGTACTGGGTGGCCTGCAGTTTCTCTCATTTGTCGTTTTTAACATTGTGGCGGTTTCATTTCACCGCGCCAAGATGAAGCGTCAAAAGCAGCAGGCTGGGAATGGGTTTAGTTCTAGACACTTGCAGAGAAGTAGTTACGTAGAGTAA